A window of Aequoribacter fuscus genomic DNA:
GAGGTAAAACTCAAACCTGGAATGCGTGTCACGCCTTTAGATTTAGCCATTCCATTAATCGGGCTAGACGAAATAGGTGCATTTTTGCGCCGTAATCGTGTGTTAGACAAAGAACAAGCCGAAAATGCGCCCTACATCCTGGCCTCCAACAAACAGAACCTATTAAGTGCACCTGGCGATGTTGTGGTTGCTCGGGGTGCCATTCATGCCAGAACCCAATCAAAGCAAGACACCATGTATGGAGTGTATCGCGTAGGTCAGCAGTTCAAAGATCCCGTTACTGGCGAAGCCTTGGGTCTTGAGGCGCGCTTAATTGGGTCCGCCCAAAAACTTGAGAGCTCTTCTAACAGCTCGGATTTAACCGAGTTCGAAGTTAAAACGGTAAAAGAAGAAATTCGTCAAGGGGATCGTTTACTGCCGCTGCGGGAACGAATTTTAGACGCGGCGTATCAACCCCGCGCCCCAGAATTTGAGGTGAGCGACGGCTACATGATCGCCGTTGAGGGTGGGGTCAATCAAATAGGTTCATTGAATACGGTCATACTGAATAAAGGCGCTCGCGACGGCCTAGAAGTGGGCCACATGCTGCACATTTATCAAACTGGCGCGCGCGTGCGTGATGAACTTGAGGGCGACATGGTGCGTTTGCCGGATGTGCGCGCCGGCTTGCTCATGGTCTTTGAAGTGTTCGACAAGTCCAGCTTGGCGGTCGTACTCAAAGCGAGTCGACCCTTGTCTGTCATGGATAAAGTGAAAACCCCGTAACAAACAACATTTACATCGGTCGATCAAGGATGATCTATGGACCTCTCAGAACAGGAAGTTATGGCGCTGTTGCACAGCGCCACCCGCGGCAATGATCCGTCGCTTGCAGCTGCCTTTACGCACTTTGGCAGTGTGTCTGCACTTTTGGCCGGCTCAGCTCAAGCGTGGGCTGCATTTGAATCGGACACTGGAGCGTCCTCCGTCATTTATAAAGCCGTGTTGCAGCGAATTTGCTCTGGACGATTACGCCCAGAGGAGCGGCAGGTTGTCGATTTGCTTCGTGATCTTGATGTTCAGGTTTTAATTCCCAGTGATGCCGCCTATCCGACACTGCTGCGGCAAATTCCCGACCCCCCGCCCGTATTGTATCGGCGAGGGATTTGGCAGGACTTGAATACCCCGCAGATAGCGATGGTGGGTGCGCGCAAAGCATCTCCGCAAGCGCAGAAATTGGCGCAAACCTACGCCCGCGAGCTCGCTGCTAATGGCTTAGTCGTTACCAGTGGTATGGCGATTGGAATTGATGCTTTTGCGCACATAGGCGCCTTGGAATCGGGGCACACTATTGCGGTGCTCGGTACGGGTATCGATCAGGTCTACCCGAAGCGACATCATCGATTGGCACAACAGATCCTTGAGCGCGGCTGTTTGCTGTCTGACCACCCCATTGGCACGGGCCCTACTCCTTATACCTTTCCCAAACGTAATCGGATTGTCAGCGGACTGTCTCGTATCGTCATAGTCGTTGAAGCCGCGCGTAACAGTGGCTCCTTGATAACGGCCCGCCATGCCTTGGACCAAAATAAAGAACTGATGGTTTTCCCATGGTCGGTGTTACACCATCAGGGTCTGGGGTGTTTGGATCTTGTGGTTGATGGCGCCGGTGTAATTCGAGATCTTCAAGACGTTTGGTTGGCGTTGGCAAAAACAGATTTGAGACTCGAGCTACAGTCGATGCCCGAAGATCAAACTGTTCTTACTGCAGTGTTAAGTCCCGATTGCAAGCGCCTACTCCGTTTAATGGGCGATACCCCGGTCAGCAGTGTCGATTTATCGGCGCGGGTTAAAAAGCCTGTTACTTGGGTGCAAGAACACTTGCTGGAACTGGAGTTGGCTAACTGCATCACCGTGTCGGGTTTTGGCTACGTTCGACTTTAAATTTACCTTACTGGGTTTCATTGTTAATATGCGCGCCCTATCTTTGCAATAAGCAACCAGAGGAAAGTGATTATGAGCGCACCATTTGTTGCGATCGTTATGGGTTCTGATTCCGATTTACCCGTTATGGAAGCCAGCTTCGAGGTTCTGAAAAAATTCGGCATTCCCTTTGAAGTTCGAATTACCTCAGCACATCGTACGCCAGCCGCTGCCAAGGCTTTTGTTGAGGACGCTGATAAACGCGGGTGCGCTGCTTTTATCGCAGCGGCGGGCATGGCTGCGCATTTGGCTGGCGCAGTATCGGCGACGACGGTAAAACCCGTCATCGGTGTGCCCATGAATGCGTCTCTGGACGGTTTAGACGCCTTGCTTTCTACCGTGCAAATGCCAGCGGGTATTCCGGTGGCGACAGTTGCGATTGGTAAAGCGGGCGCCAAAAATGCGGCTTATTTAGCGGCGCAAATCATTGCAGTATCCGACCCCGCATTAGCCGAGGCTTTGCGCGAAGAGCGTGCAGATAACGCTCGCGCAATCGAAGATAAAAACGCAGCATTACAGGCTCAACTCAAAGGTTAGGACGATGCGTTACCCCTTTCACTGCCTGCGAGCGCGAGCGGTGTTAGCGCGTGGCGGCGTCATTGCCTATCCCACGGAAGGTGTGTGGGGTTTGGGCTGTGATCCCCTTAACAAAAGAGCGGTCGAGCGCCTGCTGGCGTTAAAAGAACGGCCATGGCAAAAAGGGCTGATTGTTGCCTTGGCGAACGAGGGTGTGGCAGACACACTATTACGAACTCTGCCACAGGACCGCAAAAACGCCATTAAAGCGACTTGGCCCGGCCCAAATACTTGGTTAGTGCCGCATGATGATTTGTGGCCTAGCTGGGTCACTGGCGAATCAGACTTTATCGCGTGCCGTTTAAGTGCGTACGCTGTGGTTCGTGACTTGGCCCGAGCGGCTGGCGGTGCCATTATCTCCACGTCTGCTAACCCGGCAGGACAGGTTCCTGCGATGACGGCGCAGGCGGTCAGGCAATATTTTGGTCGTTCAGTGGATTTTATTATGCCCGGCCGGGTCCAAGGTTTACAGAAGCCCAGTGTAATTCGGCACGGTCTAACGGGTGAAACTCTGCGGGAGTGATAGGTCAATACTATGGATATTCGGGCGGTAAAGAACTATCTACTGGGCTTGCAAGAAGCGATTTGCCATGAATTAAGCGACCTTGATGGCGCCGAGTTCGCGTCCGATGCGTGGGAGCGTCCCGAGGGGGGAGGTGGTCGCTCGAGGGTACTCTCTGAGGGTGCGTTGATCGAAAAAGGCGGTGTTAATTTCTCGCACGTGCAAGGTGCATCAATGCCCGGATCGGCCACGGCCCATCGACCAGAACTTGCGGGTCGAAGCTTTCAGGCCATGGGTGTGTCTTTGGTTATTCATCCCAGAAACCCCTACGTACCGACCTCGCATGCCAATGTCCGAATGTTTGTGGCCGAAAAAGAGGGCGAAGAGCCTATTTGGTGGTTTGGTGGCGGTTACGATTTGACCCCTTACTACGGGTTTGAAGAAGATTGTGTTGAATGGCATCGAACCGCAAAGTCGGCGTGTGAGCCCTTTGGTGAGGCGCTGTACCCAAAATATAAGCGCTGGTGTGACGATTACTTTTACTTACCCCATAGGCAAGAGCCCCGCGGTGTCGGCGGTTTGTTTTATGATGATTTGAATGAAGGTGGGTTTGAGCGTTGTTTTGATTTTATGCGCTCGGTCGGTGATTCTTATCTGCGAGCGTATCGACCCATTGTCGAGCGTCGTCGTGACATAGCGTATGGCGAGCGCGAGCGTAATTGGCAGCTCTATCGTCGGGGGCGTTATGTTGAATTCAATCTGGTATTCGATCGCGGCACTTTGTTTGGGCTGCAATCTAATGGGCGTACAGAGTCTATTTTGATGTCTTTGCCCCCTTTGGTTCGATGGGAATACGCGTATGAGCCGGACGCGGGGTCACCGGAAGCAGATTTATTGTCCAAGTACTTGATCTCGAAAGAGTGGGTATAGCTATGAGCGATGACACGAAGATGGTGGTTGGTCAGCGAAAGTATGCGGTGTTTGGTAATCCGATCAAACAAAGCCGCTCGCCATTTATCCACGCAGAATTTGCGAAACAAACTGGCATATCACTTCAGTATCGGGCTATTCGCGTAGAACTGGACGATTTCGATCGCTCAGTGACGGATTTTTTTAAAGCGGGTGGTTCAGGGCTCAATGTCACCGTGCCGTTTAAGGAGCAGGCTTACCAGCTGGCTTCGCGTCACAGCGCCAGAGCTGTGAGAGCAAAGGCCTGTAACACATTGAAACCCGATGGTGATGGCGTTTATGGCGATAACACTGACGGCATCGGTTTAATACGAGATATGGTCGCAAATCACGGTTGGAATTTGCGAGGCGCACGGGTTTTATTGCTCGGCGCAGGTGGCGCCGCACGCGGTGTTATGGAGCCTTTACTCCGGGAGAGCCCTGAATGTTTGGTGGTGGCCAATCGAACACTTGCTAAAGCAGAGACCTTGGCGCAAGAATTTGCCGACTTAGGTAAGGTGTGGGCGAGAGGTTTAACGGATCTCAGTGCTGAGCTGGCGTTTGACGTGATCATCAACGCGACCAGCGCAGGCCTAAAAGGCGAAACGCCTGACTTGCCAGACTCGCTATTGGGCGACCGCTGTTGTTGCTACGACATGGTGTATGGTGCTGAGCCTACCGCCTTCATGCGTTGGGCCGCAGAGAACGCGGCATGGGCGGTGTCTGATGGTCTGGGCATGCTGGTCGAACAGGCGGCGGAGAGTTTTTATATATGGCACCAAGAGCGGCCCGATACTGCGAGTGTGATTAATCACCTTCGGGGCTCTTTAGCCGCAGCTTAACCGGCTACCAATCGTAACCGCAGCCGTACTCTTCGATATGCTCGTCTTTAAGCCGCACGTAATTACCCGCGCTGTAGGTGAAAAAGTCGCGTTCTTTTTGTTTTAAGGGGCGAATTTGTTTGGCGGGTGAACCCGCATACATGTAGCCGCTTTCGAGCGTTTTCCCGGGTGTCACCAATGCGCCTGCGGCCACGACGACCTCGTCTTCAACGATAGCGCCGTCCATCACGATTGCCCCCATCCCAATTAACACGCGATTACCGATCGTGCACCCATGTAAGGTGACGCTATGACCAATAGTTACATCTTCACCGATGATGAGCGGCCACCCGTCGGGATTGAAGGGGCCGGCGTGGGTGATATGTAACACGCTGTTGTCTTGTACGCTGGTCCTAGCGCCAATCCGAATTCGGTGCATATCGCCGCGAACTGATACTTGTGGCCAAACACTGACGTCATCGCCGAGCTCTACGTCTCCGAGGACCACGGCACTTTTATCGACAAACACTCGCTTACCAAGCTTTGGTGTCCACTGTTTAAATTTTCGAACGGCCGCCATATACCTCACACCTCTCAGAAACGCTACACTGTGCAAAATAGGAGGATACTATGAGTCGACGTCGTTTTATAGCGGGAGCCGTGTGCCCACGATGTGCAAAAATGGATACGATTGTGGTCGATATGGATGCGGATTTACGAGAGTGCGTCGACTGCGGTTTTCAAGAAGCGCGGCCTCAAGCCCCAGGACCCTCAGAATTGCCGACTCGTGTCAGTCGGGGTCTGTCGCGTCGAACCGAAACCCCGGCCGAACCCGTTCGCTTGATGGATCCCTCTCTTGGTGCAAAAAAAGATTCTTAACACGATTTGTACAACTTCTTGCCCATAAAAACATTGTAATGTTTTAAACAACCATATGTGGTGTTTTTTTGAGCCAGGTCTGGCTAGATGTAGGGATTTTTCGACTCAACTCGCTGCTTTTAGAAAAGTTGATTTGAATCAGGCTCTTAGTGTTTTTCGTTGAAACATCGTCTATAATCTCGCCGCTGCGCGATCGATCAGTTTCCACAGGCTATCGTCGTGTACCGTGTTTGATGTCGCGAGGCGCTTCAGGTGTCGTGTTGGGGAGCGGGGTCAACGCCAAACAAAATTAATTTACGGAGACACAGCATAATGGGTTTCATTAGTGAGCGACTGCGCGCGATAGTAGTTTACGGCGCCGCCTTGATTGCTACCGCGCTAAGCGGTGCTGCTTTGGCCTCGGGGTCAAAAGTCAATCAAATGGATATGTCACCGGGGGTGACTGCCACAGGGCAGGCAATTTACGATCTACACACCGCAATTCTTTGGATTTGTATCGTAATTGGTGTGGTGGTATTCGGGGTGATGTTCTACTCAATTATTTACCATCGCAAATCAAAAGGCTACAAAGCGTCGAATTTCCACGAGAGCACGAGCGTCGAGATCGCTTGGACCGTCGTGCCCTTCCTGATTTTGATCGGTATGGCGGTACCTGCCACATCGACGCTGATTCAGGTGTATGACACTGACGAAGCTGAGATGGATATTTTAATCACAGGGTACCAATGGAAGTGGAAGTACGAGTACCTGAATGAAAATGGTGAAAACGTATCGTTTTTCAGCAATTTACGTACCGCTCAAGACGAAATTTACAACACCGAAGACAAAGGTGAGCATTACTTGCTAGAAGTCGACGAGCCTGTTGTCATCCCTGTGGATACCAAAGTGCGCTTCCTGGTTACTGCGAATGATGTTATTCACTCTTGGTGGGTACCCGAGTTGGCAGTCAAGCGTGATGCAATTCCAGGGTTTGTGAATGAAACGTGGACTCGCGCTGACGAGGTCGGTATTTATCGCGGCCAGTGCGCTGAGTTGTGTGGCAAGGATCACGGGTTCATGCCTATCGTGGTGAATGTCGTATCGAAAGAAGATTATGCAGCATGGTTAGAGACTAAGCAGGCGGAAGCCGCTGAAATCAAAGCTTTAATGGCACAGACATTCACCATGGATGAGTTGGTTGCTCGAGGCAAGAACGTCTATCAAGGCTACTGCGCCGCATGCCACGGCATGAACGGAGAAGGCGGCTTGGGTAAAGCAATCGCAGGCAGCGCCATCGCAACCGGCGACCTAACCAAGCATCTCGATATTGGTGTTAACGGTGTTCCCGGAACAGCAATGCAGGCCTTTGGTGGCCAGATGAATGACGTTGATATGGCGGCAGTTATCACGTATCAGCGTAACGCATTCGGAAATAACATGGGCGATATGGTTCAGCCCATTGATGTTTTTAATCACAAGAAAGGCTAAGCGGAGAGGTTACTCAAATGGGAGATCATCATCACGGCCCAGCTAAAGGGCTCTCTCGGTGGCTGTTTACCACCAACCATAAAGATATCGGAACCATGTATTTGTGGTTTTCGTTTGCGATGTTCATTTTAGGTGGCGCTTTTGCCATGATCATTCGTGCTGAGCTTTTTCAGCCCGGTATGCAATTGGTGGAGCCAGCCTTTTTCAATCAGATGACGACCCTGCACGGGCTCATCATGGTGTTTGGGGCGATTATGCCCTCATTCGTAGGTTTGGCTAACTGGATGATTCCGATGATGATCGGTGCGCCAGATATGGCCCTGCCACGCATGAACAACTGGTCATTTTGGATTTTGCCGCCGGCATTCCTAATTTTGGCTAGCACCCTGTTCATGGAAGGTGGTGCGCCCGCTTTTGGCTGGACTTTCTACGCGCCCTTATCAACCACCTACGCGCCGCCATCGGTTACATACTTCATTTTCTCGATCCACGTATTGGGTCTGTCATCGATCATGGGTTCGATCAACATCATCGCGACTGTGATGAATATGCGCGCGCCCGGAATGACCTACATGAAGATGCCTCTGTTCGTGTGGACGTGGTTAATCACTGCGTTTTTGTTGGTCGCGGTAATGCCGGTACTGGCTGGTGCGGTGACCATGATGCTAATGGATATCCACTTTGGCACCAGCTTCTTCTCTGCCGCAGGCGGCGGTGATCCGGTCTTGTTCCAGCACGTTTTCTGGTTCTTTGGTCATCCAGAAGTGTACATCATTATTTTGCCAGCCTTTGGTGTGGTATCGCAGATTATTCCTGCGTTTTCTCGCAAGCCTTTGTTTGGCTATGCCTCTATGGTGTACGCAACAGCAGCCATTGCCTTCTTGTCGTTCATCGTTTGGGCACACCACATGTACACCGTGGGCATGCCAATCGCGGGTGAGCTGTTCTTCATGTACGCCACTATGCTAATTGCCGTACCTACCGGCGTAAAAGTCTTCAACTGGATCACGACCATGTGGCGCGGTTCGATGACTTTCGAAACGCCCATGCTGTTCTGTATCGGTTTCTTGATACTGTTCACTATCGGTGGATTTACAGGTTTGATGCTTTCAATTGCGCCTGCTGATTTCCAGTACCACGACAGCTACTTTGTTGTCGCTCATTTCCACTATGTGATGGTGGCTGGTGCGGTATTCAGCATGACAGCAGCGGTTTACTACTGGTTGCCCAAATGGTGTGGGCGTATGTACAACGAGACTATGGGTAAGACGCATTTCTGGATTTCGTTCGTCGGCTTCAACATTACCTTCTTCCCGCAGCATTTCGTGGGCCTTGCTGGTATGCCACGCCGAATTCCTGACTACGCGTTGCAATTCGCTGACTTCAACATGATGTCGAGTATCGGCGCGTTTATCTACGGTGCGTCACAGATCCTATTCTTATACAACGTTATTGCTACGATTGTCGCCGGTAAGCCAACCAGCGAAGAAAAAGTATGGGATGGCGCGGAAGGTCTGGAGTGGACAGTGGCAACACCCGCGCCCTACCACACCTTTGAGACACCGCCTGCAGTTCGATAAGACAGGTAGTTGATCAATGATACGAGTAAGTAACAATCCAACTATTGATACCACCGCCAAATTAGTGGCGGTGGCTATCGCAATGTTTGCGTTTGTGTTTGTCGTAATGGTGCCTCTGTATAATGTATTGTGTGACGCTCTAGGCATTAACGGTAAAACCGATGGGTCGCAATATACCTCGGTGCCGGTTGCGGTCGATGAGTCGCGCACAATTACGGTACAATTTGTTGCCACCAACAACGAAGGCATGCCATGGGAGTTTGGCCCAAGTGTTACTGCTATGAAAGTACACCCAGGTGCGGTAAATGATACGGTCTTTTTTGCTCGTAACCCTTTGCCGAAAGATATGGTGGCGCAAGCCATTCCCAGTATTTCACCTTCACGAGCGGTTAAGTATTTTCATAAAACGGAATGCTTTTGCTTTAATCAGCAACCACTGCAGGCGAACGCGAATGCTGAGATGCCCTTACAATTTATTGTTGATCAAGATTTACCCAAAGACATACAGACAATAACCTTGTCGTATACCATTTTTGATGTAACCGATGCTGTTAACGGGAGTGTGGCGGCTCGGTAGTGCGCTAGCCCGGGGGGTGGAGCGCGTTTGGTTTCAGGGAGAAACACAATGAGTGATCAGGCAACAACGCACGAAAAGTATTACGTGCCCGAGAAAAGCTCGATGGCGGTGTTAGCCACTATCGGCCTTATTACGAGCACATTCGGTGCTGCTACCGCGATGAACCAATCAACATTCGGTGATGGAGAGGCTTCTTTCACCACGATGTACGTCGGTTTATGTATTTTTGCGGCGGTGCTGTTCAGCTGGTTTAGAACAACGATCAAAGAAAACCTAGCTGGGATGAATAGCGCTCAGCTCAAAAAATCCTACGTTATCGGTATGTTCTGGTTCATCTTCTCGGAGGTGATGTTCTTCGCAGCGTTTTTTGGCGCACTGTTCTATGTGCGAACGCTTGCAGGCCCCTGGTTGGCTGGTGAAGGCGAGGGAGGTGCTTGGAACCACTTGTTATGGGAAGGTTTTCAATACAGCTGGCCCATGATGCAGACACCCCAAGAAGCGGTTGGCGGTGTATCGAATCAGGTCATGGCGAATATGGGCACCTTTACCAGCGCGCACAAATCGATGGCGTTTGCCGAAGTAGAAGCGTGGTACCAGTGGTTGCCGATGTGGAACACCATTATCCTGTTAACTTCAAGTGGCACAGTGCACATCGCCCACGAGGGTTTGTTGTCGGGTAACCGTGGTCGTTTTAACTTGTGGCTGGGCATTACCGTTGCGTTAGGCGCGATTTTCTTGGCACTGCAAGTTTTGGAATACTACGAGGCTTACGCGCACTTTGGTTTGACCTTGAACTCGGGTATTTACGGGTCGACCTTCTTCATGCTGACAGGCTTCCATGGGTTCCACGTTGCCATGGGTACGGTGATGCTAGCCATTCAGTTGATTCGCTCACTAAAAGCCGGCCACTTCACCACGGACGACCACTTCGGTTTTGAAGCGTCGTCTTGGTACTGGCACTTTGTCGATGTGGTTTGGGTTGGTTTGTTCCTGTTCGTCTACATTTTATAAGCTATTCAGTCTGGCCCGCTTGCGGGCCAGCATCCCACGGGTTTCTGTGACCCAATTGGCCGGTCGCGACTCCATAAACAATGACACAAATCAGCGCGATGGCGAGAGACAGTCGGGCGCCTAGCGAATGGAAGGTTCTTCGGCTGTTTTTGTCGCCTTGGTCCGTCATTAAAAAGTAAAATCCACTGCCAAGACTGGCCACAAGCGCTACCATTAGCACCGCGATGATTATTTTGAGCATAACGAGTACCCTTGACGAATTTGGTTACCAGTATAGCGGACTCTGTGCTTATGCGCTCAGCTTCTGAACTGCAGGGCTAAGACGATGCCTAGACTACGTTTTGACTTCGAGTGGCGACTGACCTTATTCGTGGTAGTGGCATTGCCTATTTTTTTGGCTCTAGGTTTTTGGCAGCTAGGACGTGCAGATGAGAAACGCACTCTCGCAGCTAATGCTGCAGTGAAGGATGCAGCACCTGCACTCGCGCCAGAGGAACTTACCGGCTTAGACACAGATGACCTGTCAGGTCGGAAGATCAGGGTATCAGGTTCGTATTTGCCGCGCGTATTTTTGCTGGATAACCAAATCAAAAGTGGTCGATTTGGTAATGATGTTGTTCAGTTATTTCGGGCTGAAAATAACCAAGTTTACTTCGTTAATCGAGGCTGGGTGCCGGCAGACCCTGCGCGCCAACGACCCACCCAGATACCCCAGCGCCCAACGGTGACAGCAATCGAGGGCCGTATTTATGTCCCTCCGGGCAAACCTTATCTGTTAGAGCCTGATACCCTCGATGCGAGTTCGCCTTTGGTAACCATTCAATCAGTTGATATTGAGTCGCTAAGCACTCTAGTCATCGGCGGCTCTGAGGTGTTTCCTCATCTAGTACGCTTATTGTCGGACGACCCCACTGCCTTTGATGCCTCTTGGCCAGTCGTCAATATTTCCGATGCCAAGCACCTAGGCTATGCCATACAATGGTTCAGTATGGCCTTTGTGTTGGCTCTTCTATTTATCCATCGGTCGAGTAACGTTTGGGCCTTACTTCGTGGTAACAACGAGGATTGATATGTCACAGCAGGGATTAACAGGTAACCGCATAGTATTGCTGAGTATTATTGGCTTGCCCGTCACCAT
This region includes:
- a CDS encoding LysM peptidoglycan-binding domain-containing protein, producing the protein MLCRVSRLWWALFMSLVIASTANAEDLLEVNPGAPTEYRVQSGDTLWDIADMYLSEPWRWQELWAGNPHIDNPDLIYPGDVLSLRVPKGGRPQLRISRGGEVKLKPGMRVTPLDLAIPLIGLDEIGAFLRRNRVLDKEQAENAPYILASNKQNLLSAPGDVVVARGAIHARTQSKQDTMYGVYRVGQQFKDPVTGEALGLEARLIGSAQKLESSSNSSDLTEFEVKTVKEEIRQGDRLLPLRERILDAAYQPRAPEFEVSDGYMIAVEGGVNQIGSLNTVILNKGARDGLEVGHMLHIYQTGARVRDELEGDMVRLPDVRAGLLMVFEVFDKSSLAVVLKASRPLSVMDKVKTP
- the dprA gene encoding DNA-processing protein DprA; the protein is MDLSEQEVMALLHSATRGNDPSLAAAFTHFGSVSALLAGSAQAWAAFESDTGASSVIYKAVLQRICSGRLRPEERQVVDLLRDLDVQVLIPSDAAYPTLLRQIPDPPPVLYRRGIWQDLNTPQIAMVGARKASPQAQKLAQTYARELAANGLVVTSGMAIGIDAFAHIGALESGHTIAVLGTGIDQVYPKRHHRLAQQILERGCLLSDHPIGTGPTPYTFPKRNRIVSGLSRIVIVVEAARNSGSLITARHALDQNKELMVFPWSVLHHQGLGCLDLVVDGAGVIRDLQDVWLALAKTDLRLELQSMPEDQTVLTAVLSPDCKRLLRLMGDTPVSSVDLSARVKKPVTWVQEHLLELELANCITVSGFGYVRL
- the purE gene encoding 5-(carboxyamino)imidazole ribonucleotide mutase, with protein sequence MSAPFVAIVMGSDSDLPVMEASFEVLKKFGIPFEVRITSAHRTPAAAKAFVEDADKRGCAAFIAAAGMAAHLAGAVSATTVKPVIGVPMNASLDGLDALLSTVQMPAGIPVATVAIGKAGAKNAAYLAAQIIAVSDPALAEALREERADNARAIEDKNAALQAQLKG
- a CDS encoding L-threonylcarbamoyladenylate synthase — protein: MRYPFHCLRARAVLARGGVIAYPTEGVWGLGCDPLNKRAVERLLALKERPWQKGLIVALANEGVADTLLRTLPQDRKNAIKATWPGPNTWLVPHDDLWPSWVTGESDFIACRLSAYAVVRDLARAAGGAIISTSANPAGQVPAMTAQAVRQYFGRSVDFIMPGRVQGLQKPSVIRHGLTGETLRE
- the hemF gene encoding oxygen-dependent coproporphyrinogen oxidase, giving the protein MDIRAVKNYLLGLQEAICHELSDLDGAEFASDAWERPEGGGGRSRVLSEGALIEKGGVNFSHVQGASMPGSATAHRPELAGRSFQAMGVSLVIHPRNPYVPTSHANVRMFVAEKEGEEPIWWFGGGYDLTPYYGFEEDCVEWHRTAKSACEPFGEALYPKYKRWCDDYFYLPHRQEPRGVGGLFYDDLNEGGFERCFDFMRSVGDSYLRAYRPIVERRRDIAYGERERNWQLYRRGRYVEFNLVFDRGTLFGLQSNGRTESILMSLPPLVRWEYAYEPDAGSPEADLLSKYLISKEWV
- the aroE gene encoding shikimate dehydrogenase, with the protein product MSDDTKMVVGQRKYAVFGNPIKQSRSPFIHAEFAKQTGISLQYRAIRVELDDFDRSVTDFFKAGGSGLNVTVPFKEQAYQLASRHSARAVRAKACNTLKPDGDGVYGDNTDGIGLIRDMVANHGWNLRGARVLLLGAGGAARGVMEPLLRESPECLVVANRTLAKAETLAQEFADLGKVWARGLTDLSAELAFDVIINATSAGLKGETPDLPDSLLGDRCCCYDMVYGAEPTAFMRWAAENAAWAVSDGLGMLVEQAAESFYIWHQERPDTASVINHLRGSLAAA
- a CDS encoding gamma carbonic anhydrase family protein, whose amino-acid sequence is MAAVRKFKQWTPKLGKRVFVDKSAVVLGDVELGDDVSVWPQVSVRGDMHRIRIGARTSVQDNSVLHITHAGPFNPDGWPLIIGEDVTIGHSVTLHGCTIGNRVLIGMGAIVMDGAIVEDEVVVAAGALVTPGKTLESGYMYAGSPAKQIRPLKQKERDFFTYSAGNYVRLKDEHIEEYGCGYDW
- a CDS encoding YheV family putative zinc ribbon protein; this translates as MSRRRFIAGAVCPRCAKMDTIVVDMDADLRECVDCGFQEARPQAPGPSELPTRVSRGLSRRTETPAEPVRLMDPSLGAKKDS
- the coxB gene encoding cytochrome c oxidase subunit II — translated: MGFISERLRAIVVYGAALIATALSGAALASGSKVNQMDMSPGVTATGQAIYDLHTAILWICIVIGVVVFGVMFYSIIYHRKSKGYKASNFHESTSVEIAWTVVPFLILIGMAVPATSTLIQVYDTDEAEMDILITGYQWKWKYEYLNENGENVSFFSNLRTAQDEIYNTEDKGEHYLLEVDEPVVIPVDTKVRFLVTANDVIHSWWVPELAVKRDAIPGFVNETWTRADEVGIYRGQCAELCGKDHGFMPIVVNVVSKEDYAAWLETKQAEAAEIKALMAQTFTMDELVARGKNVYQGYCAACHGMNGEGGLGKAIAGSAIATGDLTKHLDIGVNGVPGTAMQAFGGQMNDVDMAAVITYQRNAFGNNMGDMVQPIDVFNHKKG
- the ctaD gene encoding cytochrome c oxidase subunit I codes for the protein MGDHHHGPAKGLSRWLFTTNHKDIGTMYLWFSFAMFILGGAFAMIIRAELFQPGMQLVEPAFFNQMTTLHGLIMVFGAIMPSFVGLANWMIPMMIGAPDMALPRMNNWSFWILPPAFLILASTLFMEGGAPAFGWTFYAPLSTTYAPPSVTYFIFSIHVLGLSSIMGSINIIATVMNMRAPGMTYMKMPLFVWTWLITAFLLVAVMPVLAGAVTMMLMDIHFGTSFFSAAGGGDPVLFQHVFWFFGHPEVYIIILPAFGVVSQIIPAFSRKPLFGYASMVYATAAIAFLSFIVWAHHMYTVGMPIAGELFFMYATMLIAVPTGVKVFNWITTMWRGSMTFETPMLFCIGFLILFTIGGFTGLMLSIAPADFQYHDSYFVVAHFHYVMVAGAVFSMTAAVYYWLPKWCGRMYNETMGKTHFWISFVGFNITFFPQHFVGLAGMPRRIPDYALQFADFNMMSSIGAFIYGASQILFLYNVIATIVAGKPTSEEKVWDGAEGLEWTVATPAPYHTFETPPAVR
- a CDS encoding cytochrome c oxidase assembly protein, with the translated sequence MIRVSNNPTIDTTAKLVAVAIAMFAFVFVVMVPLYNVLCDALGINGKTDGSQYTSVPVAVDESRTITVQFVATNNEGMPWEFGPSVTAMKVHPGAVNDTVFFARNPLPKDMVAQAIPSISPSRAVKYFHKTECFCFNQQPLQANANAEMPLQFIVDQDLPKDIQTITLSYTIFDVTDAVNGSVAAR
- a CDS encoding cytochrome c oxidase subunit 3, translated to MSDQATTHEKYYVPEKSSMAVLATIGLITSTFGAATAMNQSTFGDGEASFTTMYVGLCIFAAVLFSWFRTTIKENLAGMNSAQLKKSYVIGMFWFIFSEVMFFAAFFGALFYVRTLAGPWLAGEGEGGAWNHLLWEGFQYSWPMMQTPQEAVGGVSNQVMANMGTFTSAHKSMAFAEVEAWYQWLPMWNTIILLTSSGTVHIAHEGLLSGNRGRFNLWLGITVALGAIFLALQVLEYYEAYAHFGLTLNSGIYGSTFFMLTGFHGFHVAMGTVMLAIQLIRSLKAGHFTTDDHFGFEASSWYWHFVDVVWVGLFLFVYIL
- a CDS encoding DUF2909 domain-containing protein; the encoded protein is MLKIIIAVLMVALVASLGSGFYFLMTDQGDKNSRRTFHSLGARLSLAIALICVIVYGVATGQLGHRNPWDAGPQAGQTE